The nucleotide sequence CCGTTATCCAGAAGTCTCTGGGTATTTCACCATTGTGAATATTTTCTTGACCATACCTCGCTTTCCATTGGTAAAACTTACTTCGGTGCATACCAAGAAACCGGATAAGTTTGGAGAGGCTAAGTTCTGTTTTATTTTGCCAATAAGTGATGTAATCGACGACCTGATCTCGAATTGCCTGAGGAACCCAGTTTTGCTTTAGATCAGGCCATTGCGCTTTTTTAAGCGAATGTTCTCTTCAACAAGTTCGGCTATCACGCCGTTTTTATCGCTAATATCATTTTCTAGTGAAGTGTTTTTAGCTACTGTCTTTTTGAGCTCGGTACTATCATCTTTAGAAAAAGCCTTGGAGCCATTATCAAAAAAATCAGTCTGCCATTTATAAAATAAATTGGAGCTAATTTTAAGTTCATCACAAATATCCGAAATTGGTACTTGTTCGAGCAAGTGTTTACGAATACTGGCAACTTTCTGGTCCGCACTGAAATAGCGTCGTTCACTAGACATGTTTTACTTCCTTGTAGAGTTATTACGGTTTTACAGTAATGTCTCTAACAGAAAATGGGGTGTTATCTAATTCCTACTGAGGCGCAACACGGGCAATTCTGGATTAGAACATTACATACAAAAAGTTGATGGTAAGTATAAATTTGTTGATTGATAATTTCTAAAGAATTGGGTATTA is from Pseudomonadales bacterium and encodes:
- a CDS encoding transposase translates to MSSERRYFSADQKVASIRKHLLEQVPISDICDELKISSNLFYKWQTDFFDNGSKAFSKDDSTELKKTVAKNTSLENDISDKNGVIAELVEENIRLKKRNGLI